One Megalopta genalis isolate 19385.01 chromosome 5, iyMegGena1_principal, whole genome shotgun sequence DNA window includes the following coding sequences:
- the LOC117223953 gene encoding uncharacterized protein LOC117223953 isoform X1 — protein MASYKVCFTLATILVSAQAAFNPALFDSFPSEHHSWASDDHLDFASSEHSSSYSPFSALKKRQPDYESSYEPPKDWFATNFKKEPREDKNYKKIISPVYTITEKDSPLYKDIVLKSGVPYCQESKSKRASKNKNAKDSLVCFKCKNPKNGSTYEQCSYVSQPLSESSKVEKVLEPPATFRFRRSSSEDDFKSKNYRSLSTPYRFNDKIFSDAAEDVPAEYKMKDEECEKVVKDSMVCMVCRDKKSNGKYEQCSYVSQPKEKKFSYSKSYKDPEDKKDEDEERSSRDYSEKKPVREASEKEDSEKLRKEASEPNCKKVEKDSKTCTICSDPKTGSKSEQCSYAYQPDDKVYKYTRSKSFGNKQAPSEDYSSTTQVPIYKSSYSQKPDYSSDYSVPEDFYQKSGSSYFKDREEPSARYQKSGDAESFLSDYEKSKSESERIAKSIEPSNCKEVEKDTMTCTMCKDPKTGAVSEQCSYKFQPSEKKFAYTKSKSFGNPTKSEDKSTEESEKSESKEPSFDGSRYYGFTSDKAASKDTDSPKRDYDEFPSSSESKPEIKEQPSTESPVDKRFYDAFEKKAEIRKVLQDFQKEDRSNCKKLMRDKMTCYQCVDEKGFRQEECAFATTEDSGADKSEKTESKEDVEPSRKVPRSSTVDRRIDDSPRDSHAAATEVRRVKDDSSKNQRSEEETKGVDAYAYVAETRPVFDKVLGFTLPAYMLDTSEYEREFDKSVAVGEH, from the exons ATGGCCTCCTACAAG GTGTGCTTCACACTAGCGACCATCTTGGTCTCAGCGCAGGCAGCGTTCAACCCTGCCCTCTTCGACTCGTTCCCCAGCGAACACCACTCTTGGGCCAGCGATGACCACCTGGACTTCGCATCGTCCGAGCATTCATCGTCCTACAGCCCGTTCTCAGCCCTGAAGAAGAGACAGCCGGATTACGAATCCTCCTACGAGCCTCCAAAGGATTGGTTCGCAACGAACTTCAAAAAGGAGCCCAGAGAagacaagaactacaagaagatCATATCCCCGGTGTACACGATCACAGAAAAGGACTCGCCGCTCTATAAGGACATCGTGCTGAAGTCCGGAGTGCCTTACTGCCAGGAGAGCAAGAGCAAGCGGGCCAGTAAGAACAAAAATGCGAAGGACAGCTTGGTCTGCTTTAAATGCAAGAACCCGAAGAATGGATCTACTTACGAGCAATGCTCCTACGTGTCCCAGCCGCTGTCGGAGTCCAGCAAGGTAGAGAAAGTGCTGGAGCCGCCGGCTACCTTCAGGTTCAGGCGATCCAGCTCCGAGGACGACTTTAAGAGCAAGAACTACAGAAGCCTTAGCACCCCGTACCGATTCAACGATAAGATCTTCTCAGATGCGGCGGAGGATGTGCCAGCTGAGTACAAGATGAAGGACGAAGAGTGCGAGAAGGTGGTGAAGGACTCGATGGTCTGCATGGTCTGCAGAGACAAGAAGAGCAACGGCAAGTACGAGCAGTGCTCCTACGTCAGCCAACCTAAGGAGAAGAAGTTCTCCTACAGCAAGTCCTACAAGGACCCAGAGGACAAAAAGGATGAGGATGAAGAGAGATCCAGTAGAGACTATTCCGAAAAGAAACCGGTCAGAGAAGCGTCGGAGAAAGAGGATTCGGAGAAGCTGCGCAAAGAGGCTAGCGAACCAAATTGCAAGAAGGTAGAGAAGGACTCTAAAACCTGCACCATCTGCAGTGACCCCAAAACAGGGTCCAAGTCGGAGCAGTGCTCCTACGCTTACCAGCCCGACGACAAGGTCTACAAGTACACCAGGTCCAAGAGCTTCGGTAACAAACAGGCTCCGTCCGAGGACTACTCCAGCACCACTCAAGTTCCCATTTACAAAAGTAGCTACTCGCAGAAGCCTGATTACAGCAGTGACTATTCAGTCCCAGAGGACTTTTACCAGAAATCCGGCTCCAGCTATTTCAAGGACCGGGAGGAACCCAGCGCCAGGTATCAGAAGTCTGGAGACGCCGAAAGTTTCCTTTCCGATTATGAAAAGTCCAAGTCCGAGTCCGAGAGGATCGCCAAAAGCATCGAACCTAGTAATTGCAAGGAGGTCGAGAAGGACACCATGACCTGCACCATGTGCAAAGACCCCAAGACTGGAGCCGTCTCGGAACAGTGCTCCTACAAGTTCCAGCCCAGTGAGAAGAAGTTCGCTTATACCAAGTCCAAGTCGTTCGGCAACCCTACCAAGTCTGAAGACAAGTCAACGGAAGAGTCTGAGAAGAGCGAGTCCAAGGAACCTTCCTTTGATGGCAG CAGGTACTACGGCTTCACATCCGACAAAGCAGCTTCCAAGGACACGGACAGTCCTAAGAGAGACTACGACGAGTTCCCCTCCAGCAGCGAGTCCAAACCGGAAATCAAAGAACAGCCGTCTACAGAATCGCCGGTGGATAAGCGGTTCTACGACGCCTTCGAGAAGAAAGCGGAGATCAGGAAAGTTCTGCAGGACTTCCAGAAGGAGGACCGGTCCAACTGCAAGAAGCTGATGAGGGACAAAATGACCTGCTACCAGTGCGTCGACGAGAAAGGTTTCCGGCAGGAAGAATGCGCGTTTGCTACCACCGAGGACTCGGGCGCTGACAAGTCCGAGAAAACTGAATCCAAGGAGGATGTCGAGCCTAGCAGGAAGGTGCCCAGATCGTCGACCGTCGACAGACGCATCGATGACTCTCCTCGGGACTCCCATGCGGCTGCCACCGAGGTTCGTCGGGTAAAAGATGACTCTTCCAAAAATCAGAGATCCGAGGAAGAAACAAAGGGCGTGGACGCCTATGCTTATGTTGCCGAGACCAGGCCGGTATTTGATAAAGTACTCGGGTTCACGCTGCCAGCGTACATGTTGGATACTTCTGAGTACGAGAGAGAGTTCGACAAGTCCGTTGCAGTTGGCGAACATTAA
- the LOC117223953 gene encoding uncharacterized protein LOC117223953 isoform X2, producing MASYKVCFTLATILVSAQAAFNPALFDSFPSEHHSWASDDHLDFASSEHSSSYSPFSALKKRQPDYESSYEPPKDWFATNFKKEPREDKNYKKIISPVYTITEKDSPLYKDIVLKSGVPYCQESKSKRASKNKNAKDSLVCFKCKNPKNGSTYEQCSYVSQPLSESSKVEKVLEPPATFRFRRSSSEDDFKSKNYRSLSTPYRFNDKIFSDAAEDVPAEYKMKDEECEKVVKDSMVCMVCRDKKSNGKYEQCSYVSQPKEKKFSYSKSYKDPEDKKDEDEERSSRDYSEKKPVREASEKEDSEKLRKEASEPNCKKVEKDSKTCTICSDPKTGSKSEQCSYAYQPDDKVYKYTRSKSFGNKQAPSEDYSSTTQVPIYKSSYSQKPDYSSDYSVPEDFYQKSGSSYFKDREEPSARYQKSGDAESFLSDYEKSKSESERIAKSIEPSNCKEVEKDTMTCTMCKDPKTGAVSEQCSYKFQPSEKKFAYTKSKSFGNPTKSEDKSTEESEKSESKEPSFDGRYYGFTSDKAASKDTDSPKRDYDEFPSSSESKPEIKEQPSTESPVDKRFYDAFEKKAEIRKVLQDFQKEDRSNCKKLMRDKMTCYQCVDEKGFRQEECAFATTEDSGADKSEKTESKEDVEPSRKVPRSSTVDRRIDDSPRDSHAAATEVRRVKDDSSKNQRSEEETKGVDAYAYVAETRPVFDKVLGFTLPAYMLDTSEYEREFDKSVAVGEH from the exons ATGGCCTCCTACAAG GTGTGCTTCACACTAGCGACCATCTTGGTCTCAGCGCAGGCAGCGTTCAACCCTGCCCTCTTCGACTCGTTCCCCAGCGAACACCACTCTTGGGCCAGCGATGACCACCTGGACTTCGCATCGTCCGAGCATTCATCGTCCTACAGCCCGTTCTCAGCCCTGAAGAAGAGACAGCCGGATTACGAATCCTCCTACGAGCCTCCAAAGGATTGGTTCGCAACGAACTTCAAAAAGGAGCCCAGAGAagacaagaactacaagaagatCATATCCCCGGTGTACACGATCACAGAAAAGGACTCGCCGCTCTATAAGGACATCGTGCTGAAGTCCGGAGTGCCTTACTGCCAGGAGAGCAAGAGCAAGCGGGCCAGTAAGAACAAAAATGCGAAGGACAGCTTGGTCTGCTTTAAATGCAAGAACCCGAAGAATGGATCTACTTACGAGCAATGCTCCTACGTGTCCCAGCCGCTGTCGGAGTCCAGCAAGGTAGAGAAAGTGCTGGAGCCGCCGGCTACCTTCAGGTTCAGGCGATCCAGCTCCGAGGACGACTTTAAGAGCAAGAACTACAGAAGCCTTAGCACCCCGTACCGATTCAACGATAAGATCTTCTCAGATGCGGCGGAGGATGTGCCAGCTGAGTACAAGATGAAGGACGAAGAGTGCGAGAAGGTGGTGAAGGACTCGATGGTCTGCATGGTCTGCAGAGACAAGAAGAGCAACGGCAAGTACGAGCAGTGCTCCTACGTCAGCCAACCTAAGGAGAAGAAGTTCTCCTACAGCAAGTCCTACAAGGACCCAGAGGACAAAAAGGATGAGGATGAAGAGAGATCCAGTAGAGACTATTCCGAAAAGAAACCGGTCAGAGAAGCGTCGGAGAAAGAGGATTCGGAGAAGCTGCGCAAAGAGGCTAGCGAACCAAATTGCAAGAAGGTAGAGAAGGACTCTAAAACCTGCACCATCTGCAGTGACCCCAAAACAGGGTCCAAGTCGGAGCAGTGCTCCTACGCTTACCAGCCCGACGACAAGGTCTACAAGTACACCAGGTCCAAGAGCTTCGGTAACAAACAGGCTCCGTCCGAGGACTACTCCAGCACCACTCAAGTTCCCATTTACAAAAGTAGCTACTCGCAGAAGCCTGATTACAGCAGTGACTATTCAGTCCCAGAGGACTTTTACCAGAAATCCGGCTCCAGCTATTTCAAGGACCGGGAGGAACCCAGCGCCAGGTATCAGAAGTCTGGAGACGCCGAAAGTTTCCTTTCCGATTATGAAAAGTCCAAGTCCGAGTCCGAGAGGATCGCCAAAAGCATCGAACCTAGTAATTGCAAGGAGGTCGAGAAGGACACCATGACCTGCACCATGTGCAAAGACCCCAAGACTGGAGCCGTCTCGGAACAGTGCTCCTACAAGTTCCAGCCCAGTGAGAAGAAGTTCGCTTATACCAAGTCCAAGTCGTTCGGCAACCCTACCAAGTCTGAAGACAAGTCAACGGAAGAGTCTGAGAAGAGCGAGTCCAAGGAACCTTCCTTTGATGGCAG GTACTACGGCTTCACATCCGACAAAGCAGCTTCCAAGGACACGGACAGTCCTAAGAGAGACTACGACGAGTTCCCCTCCAGCAGCGAGTCCAAACCGGAAATCAAAGAACAGCCGTCTACAGAATCGCCGGTGGATAAGCGGTTCTACGACGCCTTCGAGAAGAAAGCGGAGATCAGGAAAGTTCTGCAGGACTTCCAGAAGGAGGACCGGTCCAACTGCAAGAAGCTGATGAGGGACAAAATGACCTGCTACCAGTGCGTCGACGAGAAAGGTTTCCGGCAGGAAGAATGCGCGTTTGCTACCACCGAGGACTCGGGCGCTGACAAGTCCGAGAAAACTGAATCCAAGGAGGATGTCGAGCCTAGCAGGAAGGTGCCCAGATCGTCGACCGTCGACAGACGCATCGATGACTCTCCTCGGGACTCCCATGCGGCTGCCACCGAGGTTCGTCGGGTAAAAGATGACTCTTCCAAAAATCAGAGATCCGAGGAAGAAACAAAGGGCGTGGACGCCTATGCTTATGTTGCCGAGACCAGGCCGGTATTTGATAAAGTACTCGGGTTCACGCTGCCAGCGTACATGTTGGATACTTCTGAGTACGAGAGAGAGTTCGACAAGTCCGTTGCAGTTGGCGAACATTAA
- the LOC117223950 gene encoding uncharacterized protein LOC117223950, with protein sequence MSTSTIVGNSEGPVTGLCSAPPPPPPPPPSTGQVPAMRINTVEAPTIRRPQLVNDGYEPPAAIQNAMLTKDKKPFTYTPGMGGKLDLSQIRSPRMARRVAKNANDEGIEGPPKSALEQKPVPTTNAPPSLFIQPQVAIPVFPTNIPVPPPANRTPPTPPANRTPPTPSANRTQTTPTLNRTPSNVPERQPEVIKPVAKVETKVAPLATTSVQPGSPESPSTPTQVTLAKAPTPWMQNKNKPQEELPEWAKRSNANKQSSSPDSPTSPPVYTVQQSQPTPPPAQTQWQPAQQRPLSQQPQSYQNQQPQSFAQQQQKRPYSSPPVSQQANSQPQERVIPIRIEDRPSVFDVKREPGHHQFKQPSPHHQQRWGQQSGPNQMQNQVQNQMQNQVQNQVQKQPVAVLQPAPSTGGAYIIPIMVEGSEKKPVGGPVPNSSFSQPAMVVRNNVQGGDSQTVKVIPQRGPVSVQSDSGPVQSRSFRVLQKITDTDSTNDVDPEQLRKLQLQEDDRVLMNKFKEQVDNENTLHYEEDPRYRGSAIPSRAFRYLQTMTDAGDVPVTSTPRQQAAINKRQNRNSKSFEESQANLPPSEQQVPEPKKYMGSAIPSKSFRILQAMTAPESVATQENRQADYTCQTENNVPGNQQPVVLPPLWVPEGGWWGYYPLPYPNDSYPYHPDNTAYVYFPIYNQNYSSYPGASDDKPYPYPPSYVVPVPPQASNCDHGFQQASFEPANAEPASKTQESNDVTKDTNWENSVSRTASSDSKDSDCTTAMNITDEEEIPETIAAVEDDLPDRSQDDKRGTASSNASSNPSLNPSLNVPVPNYTYIDTSDSSESTDSESPMDNESVIESSKSISDRNSGDTSSESEDSDSYLAYSTGLNPHGRVEKDQKAGAESVTEKSVDDEERAEEADATVPHQLSVIYEDEQTDFEGPRSQEARKQRNPSGTAFEATDDPPDEVDNTTVSVSLPLRFKFSVSENNEDVTTVIVGDSTIKRACDKDDARASRPQEQKTSVEVSANFRVDNDTSADFTVRRETSDGKRRGQQAPKSVTVDRIKEDSSEEHEDPVVPHVNFTLRKIPTRLGRINCEETVETEFTIKRRSSRKEEDCSLSTSTVTSNEDSSTISRETVIEDRSDVRDFNKNVLKPEVIVSECNGKDYSEQDRIESGVESSRKMEEERKEPKHLLSVQNSREETDDEDSGVTSDMSRMISEVDTDSECTSTRNMRKYQRTQTHSRLFRLLNDDSVPEDSSARKQQLSLPLKSNGFSYDESYCSNYSSGLTSPEYSPSCEQSWRRLHDLETGQRTVDQNEEPRAGSALTRQDRVAGKEDPYYQAWKTSKSPVAGDHDVVPSLAFKVLESRRPPWAYKVNVLCPRIKSTKSVPRALQTRKTECSPTNPVSSNPMSYVNLRTERC encoded by the exons ATGAGCACGTCGACGATCGTGGG GAATTCGGAGGGTCCAGTGACAG GACTCTGTTCCGCGCCACCTCCGCCTCCACCCCCGCCTCCATCAACTGGCCAGGTGCCGGCCATGAGGATCAACACCGTCGAG GCGCCTACGATAAGGAGGCCGCAGCTGGTTAACGACGGCTACGAGCCGCCGGCGGCGATTCAGAACGCGATGCTGACGAAGGACAAGAAGCCTTTCACGTACACGCCGGGCATGGGCGGCAAGCTGGACCTCTCTCAGATCCGGAGCCCGAGAATGGCCCGCAGAGTGGCCAAGAACGCGAACGACGAGGGCATCGAGGGCCCGCCGAAGTCCGCTCTCGAACAGAAACCGGTGCCAACGACGAACGCTCCTCCGAGCCTGTTCATCCAACCGCAAGTCGCGATACCAGTCTTCCCGACCAATATTCCAGTGCCACCCCCCGCGAACAGGACCCCACCCACGCCACCTGCGAACAGGACGCCGCCGACACCCTCTGCCAACAGGACACAGACCACACCGACCCTCAACAGGACCCCGTCGAATG TTCCAGAGAGGCAACCGGAAGTGATAAAGCCGGTTGCGAAGGTGGAGACGAAAGTGGCGCCGTTGGCGACGACGTCCGTGCAACCAGGTAGCCCCGAGAGCCCGAGCACGCCGACCCAGGTGACCCTGGCGAAAGCGCCGACGCCCTGGatgcagaacaagaacaagccGCAGGAGGAATTGCCAGAGTgggcgaaacgatcgaacgcGAACAAGCAGAGTTCATCGCCGGATAGCCCAACATCTCCGCCAGTTTACACTGTCCAGCAAAGTCAGCCGACGCCACCGCCGGCCCAAACGCAATGGCAGCCGGCCCAGCAGAGGCCCCTGTCTCAGCAGCCTCAGTCTTACCAGAACCAGCAGCCCCAGTCTTTCGCTCAGCAGCAACAGAAACGGCCATATTCTAGTCCTCCGGTGTCCCAGCAGGCCAATTCACAGCCGCAAGAACGCGTGATACCGATCCGC ATCGAGGACAGACCGTCAGTGTTCGACGTGAAACGCGAGCCAGGTCACCATCAGTTCAAGCAGCCGAGTCCTCATCATCAGCAGCGATGGGGTCAGCAGTCGGGCCCGAACCAGATGCAGAATCAGGTGCAGAACCAGATGCAGAATCAGGTGCAGAATCAGGTGCAAAAGCAACCGGTGGCAGTTCTTCAGCCCGCTCCATCGACGGGCGGTGCTTACATCATACCCATCATGGTCGAAGGCAGCGAGAAGAAGCCTGTTGGAGGACCGGTACCCAATTCTTCGTTCTCGCAGCCGGCCATGGTGGTCAGGAACAATGTACAGGGTGGCGATAGCCAGACTGTGAAAGT GATACCGCAACGTGGACCAGTCTCCGTTCAATCGGACTCGGGGCCGGTTCAGTCCCGATCGTTCCGCGTGCTCCAGAAGATCACCGACACAGACTCAACGAACGACGTCGACCCAGAACAGCTTCgcaagcttcaactgcaagaggACGACAGGGTTCTGATGAACAAATTCAAGGAACAAG TTGACAACGAAAATACGCTTCACTACGAAGAGGATCCGAGATATCGCGGCTCGGCCATCCCGTCTCGAGCCTTCCGCTACTTGCAAACGATGACTGACGCCGGAGACGTGCCTGTTACGTCCA CGCCGCGACAACAGGCCGCCATCAACAAGAGACAGAACAGGAACTCAAAGTCTTTCG AGGAATCACAAGCGAACCTGCCGCCGAGCGAGCAACAGGTCCCGGAACCAAAGAAATACATGGGCAGCGCGATTCCCTCGAAGTCCTTCAGGATACTGCAGGCGATGACTGCACCGGAGAGCGTCG CCACGCAAGAAAATCGTCAAGCAGATTACACCTGCCAAACCGAGAATAACGTTCCGGGCAATCAGCAGCCGGTCGTCCTGCCCCCGCTTTGGGTCCCCGAGGGCGGCTGGTGGGGCTACTACCCGCTGCCCTATCCAAACGACTCCTATCCCTACCATCCGGACAACACCGCATACGTGTACTTCCCGATCTACAATCAGAATTACTCTAGTTACCCCGGGGCCAGCGACGACAAGCCTTACCCTTACCCCCCGTCGTACGTGGTCCCGGTTCCTCCGCAGGCTAGCAATTGCGATCACGGCTTCCAGCAAGCCAGCTTCGAACCGGCGAACGCCGAGCCGGCTTCGAAGACACAGGAGAGCAACGACGTCACGAAGGACACGAACTGGGAGAACAGTGTCTCGAGGACGGCCAGCAGCGACAGCAAGGACAGCGATTGTACCACCGCGATGAACATAACCGACGAGGAAGAGATCCCGGAGACGATCGCCGCCGTGGAAGACGACCTGCCGGACCGTTCGCAGGACGATAAACGCGGCACTGCTAGTTCGAATGCCAGTTCGAATCCTAGTTTGAACCCTAGCTTGAACGTGCCCGTGCCTAACTACACCTACATAGACACCAGCGACTCCAGCGAGTCGACGGATTCCGAGTCGCCGATGGACAACGAGTCGGTGATCGAGTCGTCCAAGAGCATCAGCGACCGGAACTCCGGCGACACGTCCTCGGAGAGCGAGGACTCCGATTCCTACTTGGCTTACTCCACCGGATTGAATCCTCACGGCAGGGTCGAGAAGGATCAGAAAGCCGGCGCAGAAAGTGTCACAGAGAAGAGCGTGGACGACGAAGAAAGAGCCGAGGAAGCAGACGCCACGGTTCCTCACCAGCTGAGCGTGATCTACGAGGACGAGCAGACGGACTTCGAAGGTCCTAGGTCGCAGGAAGCGAGGAAGCAGAGGAACCCGAGTGGAACGGCTTTCGAGGCCACGGACGATCCTCCCGACGAGGTTGACAACACGACGGTCAGCGTGAGCCTGCCGTTGAGGTTCAAGTTCTCCGTGTCGGAGAACAACGAGGACGTGACCACGGTGATCGTCGGGGACAGCACCATCAAGAGAGCCTGCGACAAGGACGACGCGAGAGCTTCCAGGCCCCAGGAGCAGAAGACTTCCGTCGAAGTCTCGGCGAACTTCCGAGTGGACAACGACACCTCCGCGGACTTCACCGTCAGGAGAGAGACGTCCGATGGCAAGCGGAGAGGCCAGCAGGCGCCGAAGAGCGTCACGGTAGACAGGATCAAAGAGGACTCGTCGGAGGAGCACGAAGACCCGGTGGTCCCCCACGTGAACTTCACGCTGAGGAAGATCCCGACCAGGCTGGGCCGGATCAACTGCGAGGAGACCGTCGAGACGGAGTTCACGATCAAGAGAAGGAGCAGCAGGAAGGAGGAGGACTGTTCGTTGAGCACGAGCACGGTCACGTCGAACGAGGACAGCTCGACGATCAGCAGGGAGACGGTGATCGAGGATCGGTCCGACGTCAGGGACTTCAACAAGAACGTGCTGAAGCCGGAGGTGATCGTCTCCGAGTGCAACGGGAAGGACTACTCGGAGCAGGATCGGATAGAGAGCGGCGTCGAGTCCTCGAGGAAGATGGAGGAGGAAAGAAAGGAGCCGAAGCACCTGCTGAGCGTGCAGAACTCCCGCGAGGAGACCGACGACGAGGACAGCGGCGTGACCTCGGACATGAGCCGGATGATCTCCGAGGTGGACACCGACTCCGAGTGCACGTCCACGAGGAACATGAGGAAGTACCAGAGGACGCAGACGCACTCGCGACTCTTCAGGCTGCTGAACGACGACTCGGTGCCCGAGGACTCGTCGGCGAGGAAGCAGCAGCTCAGCCTGCCGCTCAAGAGCAACGGCTTCAGCTACGACGAGAGCTACTGCTCGAACTACTCCAGCGGCCTCACCTCGCCGGAGTACTCGCCCAGCTGCGAGCAGTCCTGGCGGAGGCTGCACGACCTCGAAACCGGCCAGAGGACGGTCGACCAGAACGAGGAGCCGCGCGCAGGATCTGCGCTAACTCGGCAGGATCGAGTCGCCGGCAAAGAGGACCCCTACTACCAGGCCTGGAAGACCAGCAAGTCTCCCGTGGCTGGCGACCACGACGTGGTCCCGTCTCTGGCCTTCAAAGTCCTCGAGAGCAGAAGACCACCCTGGGCCTACAAGGTGAACGTGCTCTGTCCCAGGATCAAGAGCACCAAGAGCGTGCCGCGCGCCCTCCAAACCAGGAAGACCGAGTGTTCGCCGACAAATCCGGTGTCCTCTAATCCCATGTCCTACGTGAACCTCAGAACCGAGCGTTGCTGA
- the LOC117223951 gene encoding heparan-alpha-glucosaminide N-acetyltransferase, producing MDSAEVCDRDSLRFDEACLRLRNQHGDRDAWIYWLSSDCAACPYTRVKQLAANSSSSITIDTLKSSTLRVLDGDDPNEYLSTKNISNVICELTPNLGQFGVYELSVRSDGCDVEVLTAPTYAYTELFVIFGVLIVALFGLSSLKLLWHLCRKKCARHQVDDAMSQPVKRRVKAIDTVRGASILLMIFVNDGSGGYKNLGHATWNGLLLGDLVFPCFIWIMGVCIPVALAGQIKRMKPRVDIMKGIVKRSVLLFLIGVSLNTASVGAQLETIRIFGVLQRFGLTYLIVALTYLCLMKKRPAKSQSPMLREVQDVYVLLPQWCVMLAIVAVHCVLTFCLNVPGCPTGYLGPGGLHDDGKHYDCVGGAAGYIDRVVLKEPHLHHSPSVYNAGPYDPEGILGTLTSTFHVFLGLHAGIIMMSYKDWKARVIRWLAWAAVFGCIGCTLHFTNLIPVNKHLWSLSFVFVTTSFSLALLTVCYLLVDVVNLWNGGPFRIPGMNPLLLYVGHMLCYQIFPFHWSYGNMESRGLRLLESIWCVGLWTAIAYIMHKKRTYISL from the exons ATGGACAGCGCGGAGGTTTGCGATCGAGACAGTTTGCGGTTCGACGAGGCCTGTCTGCGACTGCGAAATCAACACGGGGATCGGGACGCATGGATCTACTGGCTCTCCTCGGACTGCGCCGCG TGCCCGTACACTCGCGTCAAGCAGCTCGCAGCGAACTCGAGCTCCAGCATCACGATCGACACTCTCAAGTCGTCCACATTGAGGGTCCTTGACGGCGATGATCCGAACGAATACTTGTCCACGAAAAACATTAG CAACGTGATCTGCGAGCTGACGCCGAACCTAGGACAATTCGGTGTCTACGAGCTGTCGGTTCGATCGGATGGCTGCGACGTCGAAGTGTTGACGGCACCCACGTACGCTTACACAG AGCTGTTCGTTATTTTCGGGGTGCTGATAGTCGCCTTGTTCGGCCTGTCCAGCCTGAAATTGTTATGGCATCTGTGCCGGAAGAAGTGCGCGAGACATCAGGTGGATGACGCGATGAGCCAGCCCGTGAAACGTCGTGTGAAAGCAATCGATACAGTTCGAGG GGCGAGCATTTTGTTAATGATATTCGTAAATGACGGATCCGGTGGCTACAAGAACCTGGGCCACGCCACTTGGAACGGATTGCTGCTCGGAGACCTGGTCTTCCCATGCTTCATATGGATCATGGGGGTGTGCATACCCGTGGCGCTGGCTGGTCAGATAAAACGCATGAAACCTAGGGTCGACATCATGAAAGGGATCGTTAAG AGGAGCGTCCTGCTGTTTTTGATCGGCGTGTCGTTGAACACGGCGAGCGTGGGTGCTCAACTCGAGACGATCCGAATATTCGGCGTCCTACAACGATTCGGCCTCACTTACCTAATCGTCGCCTTGACCTATCTATGTCTGATGAAGAAGCGGCCGGCGAAGTCGCAG TCTCCCATGCTACGCGAGGTGCAAGACGTCTACGTGTTGCTGCCCCAATGGTGCGTGATGCTCGCCATTGTCGCAGTCCACTGCGTCCTGACGTTCTGCCTGAACGTCCCCGGATGTCCCAC CGGATACCTCGGTCCCGGCGGTCTGCACGACGATGGGAAGCACTACGACTGCGTCGGCGGGGCAGCCGGCTACATCGACAGGGTAGTGCTCAAAGAACCTCATTTGCATCACTCTCCGTCCGTTTACAATGCCGGCCCCTACGATCCCGAAGGGATTTTAG GTACGCTTACGTCAACGTTCCACGTGTTCCTCGGACTGCACGCCGGCATAATTATGATGTCGTACAAGGACTGGAAAGCCCGGGTGATTAGGTGGCTCGCGTGGGCTGCAGTGTTCGGCTGCATCGGCTGCACCCTCCATTTCACCAACCTGATCCCGGTCAACAAGCACCTATG GTCGCTGTCGTTCGTGTTCGTCACAACGTCCTTCTCTCTCGCGCTGCTGACCGTGTGTTACCTGCTCGTGGACGTTGTCAACCTGTGGAACGGCGGTCCTTTCCGAATCCCCG GCATGAACCCGCTGCTGTTATACGTCGGCCACATGCTGTGCTATCAAATCTTCCCGTTCCATTGGAGCTACGGCAACATGGAGAGCCGCGGGCTGCGTTTGCTGGAGTCGATTTGGTGCGTTGGCTTGTGGACGGCGATCGCGTACATCATGCACAAGAAACGAACGTACATTTCGCTGTGA